One stretch of Tepidibacter hydrothermalis DNA includes these proteins:
- a CDS encoding electron transfer flavoprotein subunit beta/FixA family protein, with amino-acid sequence MNIFVCIKQVPGTTEVQVDEKTGVLRRDGIDSKMNPYDLYAIETAMKIKEEKGGKITAISMGPPQATDVIKEAFMMGVDEGALLTDRKFAGADVLATSYTIAQGIKKIGNPDIIICGKMTTDGDTAQVGPEVAEFLNIPHVANVLRIIETKENSLVVEMDMPDTVEVVEVNYPCLITVEKDIFQPRLPSFKLKLSSKDREIPFFSMDSFEDKDENNYGLNGSPTQVKRIFPPESNIDHEIWKEESFEIVDKLFNKLKELKFI; translated from the coding sequence ATGAATATATTTGTATGTATTAAACAAGTACCAGGCACTACCGAAGTACAAGTAGATGAAAAAACAGGTGTTTTAAGAAGAGATGGTATAGATTCCAAAATGAATCCATATGATTTATACGCAATAGAAACAGCTATGAAAATCAAAGAAGAAAAAGGAGGAAAAATAACTGCAATAAGCATGGGTCCACCTCAAGCAACAGATGTAATAAAAGAAGCATTTATGATGGGAGTTGATGAAGGCGCACTTTTAACAGATAGAAAATTCGCTGGAGCCGATGTTTTAGCTACATCTTATACCATCGCACAAGGTATTAAAAAAATAGGTAATCCAGATATTATAATCTGTGGAAAAATGACAACTGATGGAGACACTGCACAGGTAGGGCCTGAAGTGGCTGAATTTTTAAATATACCTCACGTTGCAAATGTTTTGAGAATTATAGAGACAAAGGAAAATTCTTTGGTTGTTGAAATGGATATGCCAGATACCGTAGAAGTTGTTGAGGTTAACTATCCGTGCCTGATAACTGTAGAAAAAGACATTTTTCAGCCTAGACTGCCTTCATTTAAATTAAAATTATCTAGCAAAGATAGAGAAATACCGTTTTTTAGTATGGATTCTTTTGAGGATAAAGATGAAAATAATTATGGCCTAAACGGTTCTCCTACACAAGTAAAAAGAATATTCCCACCTGAATCAAATATAGATCATGAAATTTGGAAAGAAGAAAGTTTTGAAATTGTAGATAAATTATTTAATAAATTAAAAGAATTAAAATTCATATAG
- the larA gene encoding nickel-dependent lactate racemase, giving the protein MTLVKMPYSKKFINVSIPDKNLIKILESKAHNYKPELSQEKIVHRALNNPIKSKSLEELVRGKNNVVVITSDHTRPVPSKITMPIILQRIREVNPNIDIKILIATGYHRPTTKEEMINKFGEEIVKNEIIINHMSKNKDDLVKVGILPSGGELWLNKIAMEAEVLIAEGFIEPHFFAGFSGGRKSILPGIAGAETILANHCSEFISSKNARTGVLKNNPIHTDMLYAAKVSNLSFILNVVIDKDKKIINAFSGDSEFAHAKGCNFVKDLSKVDNVKADIVVTSNGGYPLDQNIYQSVKGMTSAEACCKQDGIIIMVCACNDGHGGQSFYDQMANAATPKEILNKVLKIPRNKTIPDQWEFQILARILNKYKVIMVTDMCDPQMIKNMHMDHAYSFEEALNKALKLKGENAEVVIIPDGVSVVVK; this is encoded by the coding sequence ATGACTTTAGTTAAAATGCCTTACTCAAAAAAATTTATTAACGTAAGTATTCCAGATAAAAATCTAATCAAAATTTTAGAATCTAAAGCACATAATTATAAACCTGAATTGTCTCAAGAGAAAATAGTACATAGAGCACTAAATAATCCAATAAAGTCCAAATCCTTAGAAGAATTAGTAAGAGGAAAAAATAACGTTGTTGTAATCACAAGTGATCATACACGACCTGTTCCTAGTAAAATTACAATGCCGATAATTTTACAAAGAATAAGAGAGGTAAATCCTAATATAGATATCAAAATATTAATAGCAACAGGATATCATAGGCCTACAACAAAAGAAGAGATGATAAATAAATTTGGAGAAGAAATAGTAAAAAACGAAATAATAATTAATCATATGTCAAAAAACAAAGATGATTTGGTTAAAGTAGGTATACTTCCTTCAGGAGGAGAATTATGGCTTAACAAAATAGCCATGGAAGCTGAAGTTTTAATAGCAGAAGGGTTTATAGAGCCACATTTTTTCGCTGGATTTTCAGGTGGAAGAAAAAGTATACTTCCAGGAATTGCTGGAGCAGAAACTATATTGGCTAATCATTGCTCTGAATTCATATCAAGTAAAAATGCAAGAACTGGGGTTCTCAAAAATAATCCAATACATACTGATATGTTATATGCTGCTAAGGTTTCAAATCTATCTTTTATATTGAATGTTGTGATAGATAAAGATAAAAAAATAATAAATGCATTTAGTGGCGATAGCGAATTTGCTCATGCCAAAGGTTGTAATTTTGTCAAAGATCTTTCTAAGGTCGATAATGTAAAAGCTGATATAGTAGTAACTTCAAATGGTGGATATCCACTAGATCAAAACATATATCAATCTGTAAAAGGAATGACATCTGCTGAGGCTTGTTGCAAGCAAGATGGAATTATAATCATGGTTTGTGCTTGTAATGATGGGCACGGAGGCCAATCATTTTATGATCAAATGGCAAATGCAGCTACACCTAAAGAAATATTAAATAAAGTATTAAAAATTCCTAGAAATAAAACTATACCAGATCAATGGGAGTTTCAAATTTTAGCTAGAATTTTAAATAAGTATAAAGTAATAATGGTAACTGATATGTGCGATCCTCAAATGATTAAAAATATGCATATGGATCATGCATATAGTTTTGAAGAAGCTTTAAATAAAGCATTGAAGTTGAAGGGGGAGAATGCTGAAGTTGTTATCATTCCAGATGGAGTTTCTGTTGTAGTAAAATAA
- a CDS encoding L-lactate permease: protein MNIYVLFLIALIPVIWLMISLGVLKIPAHKACPLGLLITLVLSILIWNMDFTSAMLSAIEGVALGIWPIMIVIIAAIFTYNLALYTKNMDIMKSMLSSITTDKRIQVLILAWGFGGFLEAVAGYGTAVAIPASILISLGFDPIFSAVICLIANTVPTAFGAVGIPVSTLASVTGLNVNLLSYYVGLQLSIFIIIIPIVLVIITTKSIKGLKGVFGISLASGVSFAIPQLLCAKYLGAELPALLGSICSLGTIILWVKVFLKKEDVLENEYSVSTSESSITINKITIKEGILAWIPYILVFIFIIFTSPLFPNINEYLSHFKTSIIIYEGKTVFKWISTPGTLIIFAGFIGGLIQGAKINEIIKVFLSTLKQLYKSTITVVSIVALAKVMGYSGMITSLAIVLVKITGRFFPFISPIIGALGTFITGSDTSSNVLFGALQNEVAKSIDVNAYWLTAANTSGATAGKMISPQSIAIATSATGMIGSEGKIFNKTLKFCTGYVVILGILVYIVSLFI, encoded by the coding sequence TTGAATATTTATGTATTATTTTTAATTGCTTTAATTCCAGTGATATGGCTGATGATCTCTTTAGGCGTTTTGAAAATTCCAGCTCATAAAGCATGTCCTTTAGGTCTTTTAATAACACTAGTTCTATCAATCTTGATATGGAATATGGATTTTACATCAGCTATGTTATCAGCAATAGAAGGAGTAGCATTAGGAATATGGCCTATAATGATTGTAATAATAGCAGCCATATTCACTTATAATTTAGCACTTTATACGAAGAACATGGATATTATGAAATCAATGCTTTCTAGTATAACAACAGATAAAAGAATTCAGGTTCTTATACTAGCATGGGGATTTGGAGGTTTTTTAGAAGCTGTTGCAGGATATGGTACTGCTGTAGCTATTCCGGCAAGTATATTAATTTCTTTAGGATTCGACCCTATATTTTCAGCAGTAATATGTTTAATTGCAAATACTGTTCCAACAGCTTTTGGAGCTGTTGGTATTCCTGTATCTACTTTAGCTAGTGTAACAGGACTTAATGTTAATTTACTAAGTTACTATGTAGGACTTCAGCTAAGTATTTTTATTATAATTATACCGATAGTTTTAGTTATAATCACAACTAAGAGTATAAAAGGTTTGAAAGGTGTATTTGGAATTTCTTTAGCATCTGGTGTTAGCTTTGCAATTCCTCAACTACTATGTGCAAAATATTTAGGAGCAGAACTTCCAGCTTTATTAGGCAGCATCTGTTCTTTAGGAACAATTATTCTCTGGGTAAAGGTTTTCCTTAAAAAAGAAGATGTTCTTGAAAATGAATATAGTGTAAGTACAAGTGAATCAAGTATTACTATAAATAAAATTACTATTAAAGAAGGTATTTTAGCTTGGATTCCGTATATACTCGTATTTATCTTTATTATTTTCACAAGCCCTCTCTTTCCAAACATTAATGAATATTTAAGTCATTTCAAAACTAGCATAATCATTTATGAAGGCAAAACTGTATTTAAATGGATTTCTACTCCAGGAACTTTAATTATATTTGCAGGGTTTATAGGAGGGTTAATTCAAGGTGCTAAAATTAATGAAATAATTAAAGTATTTTTATCTACATTAAAGCAACTCTATAAATCAACAATTACAGTTGTATCCATAGTTGCTTTAGCAAAAGTTATGGGATATAGCGGAATGATTACATCACTAGCTATAGTATTAGTTAAAATTACAGGAAGATTTTTCCCTTTTATATCTCCTATTATAGGAGCTTTAGGAACATTTATAACAGGAAGCGACACTTCTTCTAATGTATTGTTTGGCGCACTTCAGAATGAAGTAGCTAAATCAATAGACGTAAATGCTTATTGGCTTACAGCTGCAAATACTTCAGGAGCTACGGCAGGAAAAATGATATCACCACAGAGTATTGCTATAGCAACTTCGGCTACAGGCATGATAGGAAGTGAGGGTAAAATATTTAATAAAACATTAAAATTTTGTACTGGTTACGTAGTTATTTTAGGTATATTAGTTTATATTGTAAGCTTGTTTATATAA
- a CDS encoding FadR/GntR family transcriptional regulator, with protein MFTPVKSTKVYEHVINQIQEMVMDERLKKGDKLPPERELAELLGVSRTSIREALRALQVMGLIESKQGEGNFIRSNFDDTLFQPLSVIFKLQESKPEEILELRKMLEIETAALAAHKITDQEIEELKFIMNQLKECEDEDRKVRLDKEFHYKIADISKNSLIVNILSVISSLMDFFIKDARKIILSNEKNKEILIEHHEDIFNALSKKNATEASICMAKHMEFIYINCIN; from the coding sequence GTGTTTACTCCAGTTAAAAGTACAAAAGTTTACGAACATGTTATAAATCAAATACAAGAAATGGTTATGGATGAAAGGCTAAAAAAAGGAGACAAGCTTCCTCCTGAAAGAGAATTAGCTGAATTACTTGGTGTTAGTAGAACATCTATAAGAGAAGCATTAAGAGCATTACAAGTAATGGGACTTATAGAAAGCAAACAAGGGGAAGGTAACTTTATACGATCTAATTTTGATGACACGTTATTTCAACCTTTATCCGTTATATTTAAGCTTCAAGAAAGTAAACCTGAAGAAATATTAGAACTAAGAAAAATGCTAGAAATAGAGACTGCGGCGCTTGCTGCACATAAAATAACAGACCAAGAAATTGAAGAACTTAAATTTATTATGAATCAATTAAAAGAATGTGAAGATGAAGATAGGAAAGTAAGACTTGATAAAGAATTTCATTATAAAATAGCTGATATATCTAAGAATTCTTTGATTGTAAATATACTAAGTGTTATTTCTAGTTTAATGGATTTTTTTATCAAAGATGCTAGAAAAATTATACTTTCTAATGAGAAAAACAAAGAAATACTTATAGAGCATCATGAAGATATATTTAATGCATTATCTAAAAAAAATGCAACAGAAGCTTCTATTTGTATGGCAAAACATATGGAATTTATATATATAAATTGTATTAATTAA
- the truA gene encoding tRNA pseudouridine(38-40) synthase TruA: protein MRNIKITLKYDGSKYRGWQRLKDTDMTIQSKIESVISKMENKDIEIIGSGRTDAGVHAIAQIANFKIDSEKSISQIHEYLYTYLPQDIVVTNIEEVDPRFHSRYNAVSKTYLYKINNNKMHDPFSRKYSTHIPNKLNIDNMKKACEYLIGEHDFSSFKSSKSKKKSNIKTINYINISENKNFINIKINGNGFLHNMVRIIVGTLIEIGSNKMKPEYINQILESKDRSLAGPTAYSQGLYLHGVEYKK, encoded by the coding sequence ATGAGAAATATAAAAATCACACTTAAATATGATGGAAGTAAATATAGAGGATGGCAAAGATTAAAAGATACAGACATGACTATACAATCTAAAATTGAAAGTGTTATTTCTAAAATGGAAAATAAAGATATAGAAATAATAGGCTCTGGAAGAACAGACGCTGGTGTTCATGCAATTGCTCAAATAGCAAATTTTAAAATTGATTCTGAAAAAAGTATCTCTCAAATACATGAATATCTATATACATATCTACCTCAAGATATAGTGGTAACAAATATAGAAGAAGTTGACCCTAGATTTCATTCAAGATATAATGCTGTTTCAAAGACTTATCTGTATAAGATAAATAATAACAAAATGCACGATCCTTTTTCGAGAAAATATTCAACTCATATACCTAACAAACTTAATATTGATAATATGAAAAAAGCCTGTGAGTACCTTATAGGTGAACATGATTTTTCTAGTTTTAAATCTTCTAAATCAAAAAAGAAATCTAATATCAAAACTATAAATTATATAAACATATCAGAAAATAAAAATTTTATTAATATTAAGATAAATGGAAACGGTTTTTTACATAACATGGTTAGGATTATAGTCGGAACATTGATAGAAATAGGATCTAACAAAATGAAACCTGAGTATATAAATCAAATATTAGAAAGTAAGGATAGATCTTTAGCAGGCCCTACAGCTTATTCTCAAGGACTATACTTACATGGTGTAGAATATAAAAAATAA
- a CDS encoding MBL fold metallo-hydrolase produces MILKRFIVGKISTNAYIIHDRHTLDAAVIDPGDNSKLLINYINKNNLNLTHIILTHHHYDHIGAVKDLKKEYNSDVLIHKKDLKGLKNPSINLSKQSNGKSISIDADKMVSNGSLIQIGNISLEVIHTPGHTKGGICLKAINQDIIFTGDTLFNDGIGRLDLPGGSEEDMINSIKNIISKWDNNIHVYPGHGNGDTMKNIRLQNEEYKYIIDRY; encoded by the coding sequence ATGATATTAAAAAGATTTATTGTAGGTAAAATTAGTACCAACGCATATATAATTCATGATAGACACACTCTTGATGCTGCAGTTATAGACCCCGGTGATAATTCTAAATTATTAATAAACTATATAAATAAAAATAATTTAAATTTAACCCATATAATACTTACTCATCACCACTATGATCATATAGGAGCTGTTAAAGATTTAAAAAAAGAATATAATAGTGATGTGTTAATTCATAAAAAAGATTTAAAAGGACTTAAAAATCCAAGTATAAACTTATCCAAACAATCAAATGGAAAGTCTATATCAATTGATGCAGATAAAATGGTTTCAAATGGATCACTTATACAAATAGGTAATATTTCTTTAGAAGTAATTCATACTCCAGGACATACTAAAGGAGGTATTTGCTTAAAAGCTATAAACCAAGATATAATATTTACGGGAGATACTTTATTTAATGATGGAATAGGAAGATTAGATTTACCTGGAGGTAGTGAAGAAGACATGATAAACTCTATTAAAAATATAATTTCAAAATGGGATAATAATATTCATGTTTATCCAGGACATGGAAATGGAGATACCATGAAAAATATACGCCTTCAAAATGAAGAGTATAAATATATAATTGATCGCTATTAA
- a CDS encoding DUF3793 family protein codes for MNTKLNNCFCKNDNKDSFTKWLLQLLGPVIFGVKPAEIISFPYSDKQNLYRLAEIKRILDNNNKISYKEFSYCNKCTKILFYNSLELNNTLSEYRNLKFLKSIGYPNEYNFNIYLDFIIEKMRTGNIPDEIGIFLGYPLKDVLGFIGHPSLKLTKINGWRVYGDSRISDIKYMQFINAKNKMKELLNYHNVHNVLKVI; via the coding sequence ATGAACACTAAATTAAATAATTGTTTTTGCAAAAACGATAATAAAGATTCTTTTACAAAATGGTTATTGCAATTATTAGGACCTGTAATATTTGGAGTAAAACCTGCTGAAATAATAAGTTTCCCATACTCTGACAAACAAAATTTATATAGATTGGCAGAAATAAAACGTATTTTAGATAACAACAATAAAATTTCATACAAAGAATTTAGTTACTGTAATAAATGTACTAAAATATTATTTTATAATTCACTAGAATTAAATAATACATTATCAGAATATAGAAACTTAAAATTTTTAAAATCTATAGGATATCCTAATGAGTACAATTTTAATATATACCTTGATTTTATAATAGAAAAAATGCGAACTGGAAATATTCCGGATGAAATAGGTATATTCCTAGGATATCCATTAAAAGATGTATTAGGATTTATTGGTCATCCTTCATTAAAACTCACAAAAATAAATGGTTGGAGAGTTTATGGAGATTCTAGAATATCAGATATTAAATATATGCAGTTTATAAATGCAAAAAACAAAATGAAAGAATTGTTGAATTACCATAATGTTCACAATGTTTTAAAAGTAATATAA
- a CDS encoding DVU_1553 family AMP-dependent CoA ligase, whose product MEKATYEEWIQKCIFGQTVNTHMTLKDLREYQIDKVRKAMDYAKNHSPFYKRLLKDIDPCEIKNFDDFAKVPYTLSDELRNKAQDFLCVPQYMISRIVTLKTSGTTGKQKRLFFTENDLEKTIDFFHNGMQNLVSSGDNILVLMPGESYGSIGDLLKKGLKRFGCEAIILGPIKDPIKVLEFMKNEKIDCIVGIPVQILKLAKYKTSNEKYKDIQLNSILLSADYVPNSIKETVGEAFGCRVFSHYGMTEMGFGGGVECKYLCGYHMREADFYFEIIDPISKKVLPTGHEGEVVFTTLTREGMPLIRYRTGDYARFIKEPCKCSDVLPRMDYIRGRISEKIKLQGLTLNIGLLDEAMFGIKGLVDYKAYIIEKDILQIYAQSLNQNNPVSKFDIKNALYSSKIAPIFKEEKLSLEYCGELQNIELSNGMLKRKLNNKRN is encoded by the coding sequence ATGGAAAAAGCAACGTATGAAGAATGGATACAAAAATGTATTTTTGGTCAAACAGTTAACACTCATATGACATTAAAAGATTTGAGAGAATATCAGATAGATAAAGTAAGAAAAGCCATGGACTATGCAAAAAACCATAGTCCATTTTATAAGAGGTTACTAAAGGATATTGATCCTTGTGAAATAAAAAATTTTGATGATTTTGCTAAAGTCCCATATACTTTATCGGATGAATTGAGAAATAAAGCACAAGATTTTTTATGTGTACCTCAATATATGATTTCAAGAATAGTTACGTTAAAAACCTCAGGAACTACAGGAAAGCAAAAAAGACTTTTCTTTACAGAAAATGATCTGGAAAAAACAATAGACTTTTTCCATAATGGCATGCAAAACCTTGTTTCAAGTGGAGATAATATACTTGTTTTAATGCCTGGAGAAAGTTATGGAAGCATAGGTGACTTACTTAAAAAGGGTCTCAAAAGATTTGGCTGTGAGGCGATTATCTTAGGGCCTATCAAAGATCCCATTAAGGTATTAGAATTTATGAAAAATGAGAAAATTGATTGTATTGTTGGAATACCAGTACAAATTCTTAAGCTTGCAAAATATAAAACGTCTAATGAAAAATATAAGGATATACAGTTAAATAGCATACTACTAAGTGCAGATTATGTTCCGAATTCTATTAAAGAAACTGTAGGAGAGGCTTTTGGGTGTCGTGTTTTTAGTCATTATGGAATGACTGAGATGGGATTTGGAGGAGGGGTTGAGTGTAAGTATCTTTGCGGATATCATATGAGAGAAGCAGATTTTTATTTTGAAATTATAGATCCTATATCAAAAAAAGTCCTTCCAACAGGACATGAGGGAGAGGTTGTATTCACAACACTTACAAGAGAGGGAATGCCTCTTATAAGGTATAGGACTGGAGATTATGCACGATTTATAAAGGAACCCTGTAAATGTAGTGATGTTCTTCCTAGAATGGATTATATAAGGGGAAGGATATCAGAAAAGATAAAACTTCAAGGTTTAACTTTAAATATAGGGCTACTAGATGAAGCGATGTTTGGAATAAAGGGACTTGTTGATTATAAGGCATATATTATAGAAAAAGATATTTTACAAATATATGCACAATCATTAAATCAAAATAACCCAGTAAGCAAATTTGATATTAAAAATGCTTTATACTCATCTAAAATTGCTCCGATTTTTAAAGAGGAAAAGCTTTCTTTGGAATACTGTGGAGAACTTCAAAATATAGAGCTAAGTAATGGAATGTTAAAAAGAAAACTGAATAATAAAAGAAACTAG
- a CDS encoding histidine phosphatase family protein yields MQRLIYLIRHGETELGGEKRYVGHTDCSLSNKGIDRIKGLKSTFSNIPVDHVFCSDLLRTKQTANILFPNKKIVSMTELREINMGKWDGLTFKEVREQYPEMFEKRIHNIGGFIVPDGESFRDCQKRAFHALEKLISNTNGNLAVCGHAGFFRSLIIGLLNMNLHDIFKINQDYGCINILKVSESIEVESINLKKLWSEYDGKSNV; encoded by the coding sequence ATGCAACGTTTAATATATCTTATAAGACATGGCGAAACAGAGCTTGGTGGAGAAAAAAGATATGTAGGGCACACGGATTGTTCTCTTTCAAATAAAGGTATTGATAGAATAAAAGGTCTTAAAAGTACTTTTTCAAATATTCCTGTTGACCATGTTTTTTGTAGTGATCTTCTAAGGACAAAGCAGACTGCAAACATACTATTTCCTAATAAAAAGATAGTATCTATGACAGAACTGAGAGAAATTAATATGGGTAAGTGGGATGGACTTACATTTAAGGAAGTAAGAGAACAATATCCTGAAATGTTTGAAAAAAGGATACATAATATTGGAGGTTTTATTGTTCCTGATGGTGAATCTTTTAGAGATTGTCAAAAAAGAGCTTTTCATGCGCTTGAAAAATTAATATCCAATACGAATGGAAATCTTGCTGTATGTGGTCATGCAGGATTTTTTAGATCACTTATTATAGGTCTTCTAAATATGAACCTACATGATATTTTTAAAATAAATCAAGATTATGGATGTATAAATATATTGAAAGTTAGTGAGTCTATAGAAGTTGAAAGTATAAATTTAAAAAAATTATGGAGTGAATACGATGGAAAAAGCAACGTATGA
- a CDS encoding DVU_1551 family NTP transferase, with product MKKYAAIILSAGYSSRMGEFKPLMDLYGQTALERTISIFKECNIDNIYIVAGYKYKEIKNFVKDYTQVIYNKDFDKGMLESVKTGVGKLSDDIDAFFVLPVDIPSIKPSTIKSIIDVYEKGNYTVVYPTFSQEKGHPPLICTSISKEILEYSDFGGLKNILSFYEENSGNVQVADRGILLDMDKKEDYKVILDHMSYFPYPDELECREIIRICKVENEIELHMKCVGKLSKIIAEKLNEKGFEIDVDLTYTGGLLHDIGKGKKEHAKQGAMMVSKLGYPCVSEVIKDHMDIPDLTEIGEREVVYISDKLLKDTYLIDIEERYQSSLDKYKDYPDIIKNINKRFDTARKIKNRIEEIIECKIEELQESVCNV from the coding sequence ATGAAGAAATATGCAGCCATAATATTATCAGCGGGATATTCCTCTCGTATGGGTGAATTTAAACCACTTATGGACTTGTATGGGCAAACTGCATTAGAGAGAACGATAAGTATTTTTAAGGAATGTAATATTGACAATATTTATATTGTAGCAGGTTATAAATATAAAGAGATAAAGAATTTTGTTAAAGATTATACACAAGTAATATACAATAAAGATTTTGATAAAGGAATGTTAGAATCGGTAAAAACAGGTGTAGGAAAACTATCCGATGATATAGATGCTTTCTTTGTTCTTCCTGTTGATATACCATCCATAAAGCCATCTACAATAAAAAGTATTATTGATGTATATGAAAAAGGAAATTATACCGTAGTGTACCCTACTTTCTCACAAGAAAAAGGACATCCTCCACTTATATGCACTTCAATTTCTAAGGAAATATTAGAATACAGTGATTTTGGAGGACTAAAGAATATATTGTCTTTTTATGAAGAAAACAGTGGAAATGTTCAGGTTGCAGATAGAGGAATTCTTCTTGATATGGATAAAAAAGAAGATTATAAAGTTATATTAGATCATATGTCATACTTTCCATACCCTGATGAGCTTGAATGTAGAGAAATTATAAGAATTTGTAAAGTGGAGAATGAAATAGAACTACATATGAAATGTGTAGGAAAATTATCGAAAATTATAGCAGAAAAACTTAATGAAAAGGGTTTTGAAATCGATGTAGATCTTACATATACAGGAGGTCTTTTGCATGATATTGGAAAGGGGAAAAAGGAACATGCTAAACAGGGTGCTATGATGGTAAGTAAATTAGGGTATCCTTGTGTTTCAGAAGTGATTAAAGATCATATGGATATACCTGATTTAACTGAAATAGGAGAAAGAGAAGTCGTTTATATATCTGATAAATTACTAAAGGATACATATCTTATTGATATTGAAGAAAGATATCAGTCATCACTTGACAAATATAAAGATTATCCAGATATTATTAAAAATATAAATAAAAGGTTTGATACTGCAAGAAAGATAAAAAACAGGATTGAGGAAATTATAGAATGCAAGATAGAAGAACTACAGGAGTCCGTATGCAACGTTTAA
- a CDS encoding XdhC family aldehyde oxidoreductase maturation factor, whose protein sequence is MKELYNEGYELLNKGESFALATLYNSQGSVPRTAGAKMILKNDNSIIGTVGGGYLEALVIKDGKEVLKTGRTIQKNYKLSSKDKDGIDMICGGDVSVLVEYVDANLPMNLDIYKEIINCVDKGYKAFFIKQFKNKSKDVHRYLFNDGKILSDHNDMSIVDIKKIIKESHTRDLKVVMQENNNIIIEPICNCGIVYIFGAGHISQKLADLASRIDFKTIIVDDRIEFANKDRFPLADEIKVIENFDTCFNNFVMDNDSYIVIVTRGHSHDYTVLRESLKTDARYIGMIGSKKKRKTTYRALERDGFSMKDFERVYNPIGVEIHAETPEEIAISIAAELIKVRGEKMK, encoded by the coding sequence ATGAAGGAATTATATAATGAGGGATATGAGTTGCTAAATAAGGGTGAAAGTTTTGCACTGGCAACTCTTTATAATAGTCAAGGATCAGTTCCAAGAACTGCTGGGGCAAAAATGATATTAAAAAATGATAATTCCATAATCGGCACTGTAGGAGGGGGATATCTAGAAGCCCTTGTTATAAAGGATGGAAAAGAAGTTTTAAAAACAGGTAGAACTATTCAAAAGAATTATAAGTTAAGTAGTAAAGATAAAGATGGAATTGATATGATTTGTGGAGGAGATGTTAGTGTTTTAGTTGAATATGTTGATGCTAATCTTCCAATGAATCTTGATATATATAAAGAAATTATAAATTGTGTTGACAAAGGATATAAGGCATTTTTTATAAAGCAATTTAAAAATAAATCAAAAGATGTGCATAGATATTTATTTAATGATGGTAAGATTCTATCAGATCATAATGACATGAGTATAGTTGATATAAAGAAGATAATCAAAGAAAGTCATACAAGGGACCTTAAGGTTGTAATGCAAGAAAATAATAATATAATAATAGAACCTATATGTAATTGTGGAATAGTATACATATTTGGAGCAGGACATATTTCTCAAAAACTTGCAGACCTTGCATCAAGGATTGATTTTAAAACAATTATCGTGGATGATCGCATAGAATTTGCAAACAAAGATAGATTTCCATTGGCAGATGAAATAAAAGTAATAGAAAATTTTGATACATGCTTTAATAATTTTGTTATGGATAATGATAGTTATATTGTAATAGTTACAAGGGGTCACTCTCATGATTATACTGTTTTAAGAGAATCATTGAAAACTGATGCAAGATATATTGGTATGATAGGAAGCAAGAAAAAAAGAAAGACAACATATAGAGCTTTAGAAAGGGATGGATTTTCTATGAAAGATTTCGAAAGGGTATATAACCCAATAGGAGTTGAAATACATGCAGAAACTCCTGAAGAAATTGCTATAAGTATTGCAGCCGAACTAATAAAGGTAAGAGGAGAAAAAATGAAATGA